TGAACGAAGCGGCCGCGGGTTCCCGTGGACAGGGGAAGGGATCGCGCCGCTCCCAAGACCGCTCAGGATCGGATTGCAGCGTAGCCCTCGGCCGACTGCGTCCGATGGAGGCCGGAAGTCGCGCTTCGCTCGCCTTGAGCGTCGAGATCTGGTACGCCGTTTGCTCGCGGCGGGGAGATGAGACGAGCGGGTGACGGCGCTCATCGCCAAGAGGTGAAACGTGGATCTCTATCATCCGGATCTCCAGGAGCTCGAGCATGATGTCGCGGCGGGCTCCCTCACCTGGAGCGAGCGCCGCCAGACAGGGGTGCGGCGGCTCTCGACATTCCCGCACGTAGCCTGGAGCGCGGCGGCGCTCGTCGTCATCTCGGTCATGGTGACGGCGTCGATCCTGCTGGCGCTCCGGACTCTCCATCTCGAAACCGAGTCTCACCGCGAGCTGCAGGCCCGGTTGAGGCAGTTCCAGGGCGACCTCCAGGTGCTCAACGTCGGAATTAGCTTGGATTCTCGGCGAAAGCAGCTTCTGCTGGGAATCCGCGACGAGATCATGCGGGTGAACTCCAGGGTGAGCCTGGGGCAGGCGTACGAGTCCGCAGAGCTGCTCCTGAAAGCCACCGAGAAGTATCCCTCGGTGGACCCGCTGCTCTTCCTCGCCGTGGGAATCGTCGAGAGCGGCTTCAATCCAGGGGCCACCAGCGTGGCCGAGGCCCGCGGGCTCTATCAGATCTGGCCCGCGACCGGACGGCTCCTCACGCGGGTCCTCGGGTGGGAGTACTCCGATGAGATGCTCTATGACCCCGCCACCAACACCGAGATGGCCGCCCGCGACCTCGACATCCTGTCCTCCATCTACCATGACAAGAGGATGGTGCTCGCGGAATACAATGACGGTCCCATCAATGCAGGTTACCTGCGCGCTCGGAGCGTTCGGGTGGCGACGGAAACCAGCGATTACGTGGCCAAGGTCATCGCCATCCACGAAGAACTCGAACAGAAATTCGAGCTCGGACGCCGCTTCGCGGGACGTCCTCTACCGCGCCTTGGATCGCGACGAGAAGGCTCTTATCGCGGCCGGTTACCAGGCTGGCGGCTCTTGAAACTCCGGTCGAGCTGCCTCGGGCGCCGTGAACCGCCCGCGATGCCTCCGCGCGGGTGAAGCGGCACGGGTTCACCGCGATGGAAACTCGTCGCGATGCGGATGGGCGGCGGGAGATTCCCGGCATGCCCGGGCATCCCGAGCGAACGAAAACCGAGACGCCTGCCGACGCATTGCCCACGCGGATCCACCTGGATCGGACCACCCTGCAGTGGGCGGTGTTCCTGGGCGCGGTGGCGGGCGTTTTCTACCTCTGC
The sequence above is drawn from the Vicinamibacteria bacterium genome and encodes:
- a CDS encoding lytic transglycosylase domain-containing protein, coding for MDLYHPDLQELEHDVAAGSLTWSERRQTGVRRLSTFPHVAWSAAALVVISVMVTASILLALRTLHLETESHRELQARLRQFQGDLQVLNVGISLDSRRKQLLLGIRDEIMRVNSRVSLGQAYESAELLLKATEKYPSVDPLLFLAVGIVESGFNPGATSVAEARGLYQIWPATGRLLTRVLGWEYSDEMLYDPATNTEMAARDLDILSSIYHDKRMVLAEYNDGPINAGYLRARSVRVATETSDYVAKVIAIHEELEQKFELGRRFAGRPLPRLGSRREGSYRGRLPGWRLLKLRSSCLGRREPPAMPPRG